ACGCCGCCCAACGCCCTGCTGGCAGGCTATCTGCTCAACGAGCAGAACATCGACATCGGTTTTGCCCAGTGGATGCTGGTCGGGGTGCCTGTCAGCCTTTCCATGATGGCGCTGGCCTGGCTGTGGCTTGGCCGCGGCGGCTTCAAGATCAACACCGGCGAGGACAGCGGCGCCATGATCCGCCAGGAGCTGGCGCGCCTGGGCCGCATGACCCGGGCAGAAAAGCGCGTGGGCTGCGTCTTCGTGCTAGCCGCTCTGGCGTGGATTTGCCGCCCGCTACTCAACAGCGCCGGTCTGGACTGGCTCTCGGATACCGGCATTGCCATCGCCGCCGGCATTGCGCTGTTTTTGATCCCCAGCGGCCAGCAGGACGGCCAGCGCCTGCTCAGCTGGCCGGAAGCGGAAAAGCTGCCCTGGGGCGTACTGCTGCTCTTTGGCGGCGGCCTGGCGCTGGCCGGGGCCATCACCCAGTCGGAGCTGGCCGACTGGATCGCCGAGCAGCTGGCCCTGCTGAGCACGGTGCCATTGCTTGCGCTGATTGCCTCTGTGGTGCTGGTCATCATCTTCCTCACCGAGGTCACCTCCAACACCGCCACGGCGGCCGCCTTTCTGCCCCTGCTGGGTGCGCTGGCGGTGTCCATCAACCACGAGATACTGCTGATCACGGTGCCGGCTGCCATTGCCGCCAGCTGCGCGTTCATGATGCCGGTGGCCACGCCGCCCAACGCCATCGTGTTTGCCACCGGGCACATGAGGATCCAGTCCATGATCCGAGCCGGCTTCGCCCTCAACCTGGCGGGCACCGCCGTTGTCACCCTGCTGGTCTACCTGCTGATCACGCTGCTCTGGTAGCGCCCTACTGGTCTAATTGCCGGCGCTACGCAAGGCGCCGGCGCTACCGGCGCCTGACCCAGCTACCCCGATACAGCAAGGCCCCCGATGGCAACCACCGGGGGCCTTGCACCGTTTGCGCTCCGCTTAAAGCGTCATGTAGGACGCGGCTTCGTGCTCGCTGAAGGTATAGACGTGATAAGGCTCGGTCTTGGCGCCCGGCATCCCCGGCGTGCCGATGGGCATGCCGGCAAGGCCGATACCGGCAGTGGCCGGCGCATCGTCGAAAAACGCCTCCAGCGCAGCCATGGGCACGTGACCCTCGATCCAGTAATCGCCGATCTTGACCGTATGGCAGGAACCCTTGCCGTAGGGCACGCCGGCCCGGGTCTTGATCTCGTTCATGTCGGCATCGCTGACCACGCTGACATCCACGCCCTGGGCTTCTAGGTGGCGGGCATAGGCGTCGCAGCACAGGCACTGCGGGTTCTTGTAGAGCGTGGCGGTTTCCGGCAGCGCGGCCTGGGCGGCGGTAGCGCTCAGTGACGTCAAGCCGGCCAGCAGTAGCGGGGTGAATACGCGGCGCATGGCGTTCTCCGTGTTGGTTCGTTCAAGTGCATTCGTAGGCCCGGCGCTATTACGCCACGGGTCGCGGCCTGCCGGAGCTCGTCAGATCATACGACCTGCGGGCGGCCCGCAGGTCAAGCGCTGACGCCTCCGCTAAGCCGCCAATTGCCATAACGTTGACCGGCAGCAAGAAGGCCGCGTTTTTACAAGTCCGCCGTGCGCGGCGGCTCGCCCACGCTGGCTTTCTTGATATCCTCCTGGCGCAGCCCGCGAAACAGCCCGACCATCATGATGAAGGCCAGGATAAAGATCGGCAGGCCGATCACCGTAATGACCTGCTGCAGCGCCAACAGCCCGGTCTCTCCGGCCAGCACGATGAGCATGGCCGCCAGCACCCCTTCAGAAATCCCCCAGAAAAGCCGCTGGCGAACCGGGCCCGGATCCGGCGTGCCTGTGCACAGCATGTCGACCACCAGCGACGCCGAGTCCGACGAGGTAGCAAAAAAGATGGCCACGATCAGCACCGCCAGCCCCTTGATGACGGTGGCAAAGGGGAAGTGCTCAAAGAAGGCGAACATGGCCAGCGGTATGCTGTCTTCCACCGCGGCGGACAGCGCCCCGGCCTGCTCGCCCAGCGCTGCGCGAGCGTCGGCGCCGATACCATCGATCTCCATGGCCGACCAGCCAAAAATCGAGAACCACACCAGGGTAAAAATCGACGGCGCAAACAGCACCCCGAGCACGAACTCGCGGATGGTGCGCCCGCGAGAGATCCGCGCCACGAAA
This DNA window, taken from Halomonas piscis, encodes the following:
- a CDS encoding SLC13 family permease yields the protein MGEHKEAQGNASGSGTAARIGLVLGPLWLLITWVLPAPAGMSEAAWSCLGIALLMATWWSTEAIPIPATSLLPLVLVPAFGIDTVKATSASYANPIIFLFLGGFLIGIAMQRWDLHRRIALLVLRLVGSQPRRQIAGFMLATGFLSMWVSNTATSIMMLPIGMSVITLLDDSDPKELARYATALLLAIAYSASIGGIATLIGTPPNALLAGYLLNEQNIDIGFAQWMLVGVPVSLSMMALAWLWLGRGGFKINTGEDSGAMIRQELARLGRMTRAEKRVGCVFVLAALAWICRPLLNSAGLDWLSDTGIAIAAGIALFLIPSGQQDGQRLLSWPEAEKLPWGVLLLFGGGLALAGAITQSELADWIAEQLALLSTVPLLALIASVVLVIIFLTEVTSNTATAAAFLPLLGALAVSINHEILLITVPAAIAASCAFMMPVATPPNAIVFATGHMRIQSMIRAGFALNLAGTAVVTLLVYLLITLLW
- a CDS encoding DUF411 domain-containing protein, translated to MRRVFTPLLLAGLTSLSATAAQAALPETATLYKNPQCLCCDAYARHLEAQGVDVSVVSDADMNEIKTRAGVPYGKGSCHTVKIGDYWIEGHVPMAALEAFFDDAPATAGIGLAGMPIGTPGMPGAKTEPYHVYTFSEHEAASYMTL